A DNA window from Setaria viridis chromosome 2, Setaria_viridis_v4.0, whole genome shotgun sequence contains the following coding sequences:
- the LOC117843937 gene encoding uncharacterized protein isoform X2: MTLARLSSSTAMPRPSPPACTHSSFRIAIAAMPPLAAADAFLVLEFIAGNRRIPHAVFTAILGSLPSSSPRTSPRLRKALVLRALHAALHPEDTSCSFTLLRKARRVLADPDAAACFPYQLSLAENEQEDGARAAVADLKRLLDHEWANLPPSTLELAADRLAGHRSLHAWAAADHANRTKLRLLVGESTEREILAKLMQDDNANNANEADVAQRNHEADPSKKSSEAGCAQEGTAEHQNALIGGAQGVQLPEKSVPASKKRSLMERHPNASTYEWDGLDDSNDDRPLGKRELPPFERKPHPSPTCAHKVRKKWIEIEEKTLLEGVEKYGKGNWKDIKMAYPVIFEERSTIDLKDKFRNMERLSA, translated from the exons ATGACGCTCGCCCGTTTGTCATCATCAACCGCCATGCCCAGGCCCAGCCCACCGGCCTGCACCCATTCGTCGTttcgcatcgccatcgccgccatgcCGCCGCTAGCCGCCGCCGACGCTTTCCTCGTTCTCGAGTTCATCGCCGGCAACCGCCGCATCCCCCACGCCGTATTCACCGCCATCCTCGGCTCCCTACCCTCCTCGTCGCCCCGCACCTCCCCGCGCCTCCGCAAAGCCCTAGTGCTCCGCGCCCTCCACGCCGCCCTCCACCCTGAAGACACCTCCTGCTCCTTCACACTCCTCCGCAAGGCGCGGAGGGTCCTCGccgaccccgacgccgccgcctgcttcccCTACCAGCTCTCTCTCGCAGAAAACGAACAAGAGGACGGGGCTAGGGCCGCGGTGGCCGATCTCAAGCGCCTCCTCGACCATGAGTGGGCCAATCTCCCACCCTCCACgctcgagctcgccgccgaccGGCTCGCCGGACACAGGTCCCTCCACGCGTGGGCCGCCGCGGACCATGCCAATCGTACAAAGCTTCGCCTGCTCG TAGGGGAGTCCACAGAGCGTGAGATTTTAGCCAAGCTTATGCAAGATGATAACGCAAACAATGCTAATGAAGCTGATGTTGCTCAACGAAACCATGAGGCTGATCCTTCGAAGAAAAGCAGTGAAGCTGGCTGTGCTCAAGAAGGTACGGCTGAGCATCAAAATGCGTTGATAGGAGGAGCACAGGGTGTCCAACTTCCGGAGAAGTCTGTCCCTGCGTCTAAAAAGCGCAGTCTTATGGAGAGACATCCCAATGCAAGTACTTATGAG TGGGATGGCTTGGATGACTCTAATGATGACAGGCCATTAGGGAAGCGTGAGTTACCCCCTTTCGAGAGGAAACCACATCCTTCCCCTACATGTGCACATAAGGTCAGAAAGAAGTGGATTGAGATAGAGGAAAAAACCTTGCTGGAAGGGGTTGAGAA GTATGGCAAAGGCAATTGGAAAGATATCAAAATGGCATACCCTGTCATCTTTGAAGAGAGATCAACG ATCGATCTGAAGGACAAGTTCAGAAATATGGAAAGACTCTCGGCTTGA
- the LOC117843937 gene encoding uncharacterized protein isoform X1 — protein sequence MTLARLSSSTAMPRPSPPACTHSSFRIAIAAMPPLAAADAFLVLEFIAGNRRIPHAVFTAILGSLPSSSPRTSPRLRKALVLRALHAALHPEDTSCSFTLLRKARRVLADPDAAACFPYQLSLAENEQEDGARAAVADLKRLLDHEWANLPPSTLELAADRLAGHRSLHAWAAADHANRTKLRLLVGESTEREILAKLMQDDNANNANEADVAQRNHEADPSKKSSEAGCAQEGTAEHQNALIGGAQGVQLPEKSVPASKKRSLMERHPNASTYEWDGLDDSNDDRPLGKRELPPFERKPHPSPTCAHKVRKKWIEIEEKTLLEGVEKYGKGNWKDIKMAYPVIFEERSTSDVQIDLKDKFRNMERLSA from the exons ATGACGCTCGCCCGTTTGTCATCATCAACCGCCATGCCCAGGCCCAGCCCACCGGCCTGCACCCATTCGTCGTttcgcatcgccatcgccgccatgcCGCCGCTAGCCGCCGCCGACGCTTTCCTCGTTCTCGAGTTCATCGCCGGCAACCGCCGCATCCCCCACGCCGTATTCACCGCCATCCTCGGCTCCCTACCCTCCTCGTCGCCCCGCACCTCCCCGCGCCTCCGCAAAGCCCTAGTGCTCCGCGCCCTCCACGCCGCCCTCCACCCTGAAGACACCTCCTGCTCCTTCACACTCCTCCGCAAGGCGCGGAGGGTCCTCGccgaccccgacgccgccgcctgcttcccCTACCAGCTCTCTCTCGCAGAAAACGAACAAGAGGACGGGGCTAGGGCCGCGGTGGCCGATCTCAAGCGCCTCCTCGACCATGAGTGGGCCAATCTCCCACCCTCCACgctcgagctcgccgccgaccGGCTCGCCGGACACAGGTCCCTCCACGCGTGGGCCGCCGCGGACCATGCCAATCGTACAAAGCTTCGCCTGCTCG TAGGGGAGTCCACAGAGCGTGAGATTTTAGCCAAGCTTATGCAAGATGATAACGCAAACAATGCTAATGAAGCTGATGTTGCTCAACGAAACCATGAGGCTGATCCTTCGAAGAAAAGCAGTGAAGCTGGCTGTGCTCAAGAAGGTACGGCTGAGCATCAAAATGCGTTGATAGGAGGAGCACAGGGTGTCCAACTTCCGGAGAAGTCTGTCCCTGCGTCTAAAAAGCGCAGTCTTATGGAGAGACATCCCAATGCAAGTACTTATGAG TGGGATGGCTTGGATGACTCTAATGATGACAGGCCATTAGGGAAGCGTGAGTTACCCCCTTTCGAGAGGAAACCACATCCTTCCCCTACATGTGCACATAAGGTCAGAAAGAAGTGGATTGAGATAGAGGAAAAAACCTTGCTGGAAGGGGTTGAGAA GTATGGCAAAGGCAATTGGAAAGATATCAAAATGGCATACCCTGTCATCTTTGAAGAGAGATCAACG TCTGATGTGCAGATCGATCTGAAGGACAAGTTCAGAAATATGGAAAGACTCTCGGCTTGA